In a single window of the Pandoraea pulmonicola genome:
- a CDS encoding rolling circle replication-associated protein: MNDTNVLNCSPFRREWIVRRRVFEDGQLEATAIRFDRYLKVQAFHLMPRAKRGESQTTEENKLMAAKRAKQQVRLRCKAIGADRMITLTYRENMLDKERLKRDFDALRRLLGRIQNFQYVAVAERQKRGAWHLHIAVKGRQNYRVLRTLWLRVVGEDNGNVDVRNPNREVGLRHKIASYIGKYIVKNFDEHQLNEKRYWTSRGITIPEPETIRHFLVDSPAEAIVAAYDSALETGATLDDHAYYWSQDNGYFWMATKERPAVSSKA, encoded by the coding sequence ATGAATGACACGAACGTATTGAACTGCTCCCCTTTCCGTCGCGAGTGGATCGTCCGTCGACGTGTGTTTGAGGACGGTCAACTTGAGGCGACAGCGATTCGATTCGACCGCTACCTGAAGGTGCAAGCGTTTCACCTCATGCCGCGTGCAAAGCGCGGTGAGTCGCAGACCACGGAGGAGAACAAGCTGATGGCCGCCAAGCGTGCGAAACAGCAAGTTCGGCTACGCTGCAAAGCCATTGGCGCGGACAGGATGATCACGCTGACGTATCGCGAGAACATGCTGGACAAGGAACGACTCAAGCGCGATTTCGACGCACTGCGCCGCCTCTTAGGCCGGATTCAGAACTTCCAATACGTCGCGGTCGCAGAACGTCAAAAGCGCGGTGCTTGGCATCTTCACATTGCCGTTAAGGGCCGACAGAACTACCGGGTACTGCGGACGCTGTGGTTGCGCGTCGTCGGTGAAGACAACGGCAACGTCGACGTTCGTAATCCGAATCGCGAAGTGGGTCTGCGTCACAAGATCGCGTCCTACATCGGCAAGTACATCGTCAAGAACTTTGACGAGCATCAGTTGAACGAGAAGCGCTATTGGACAAGTCGCGGCATCACGATTCCTGAGCCAGAAACGATTAGGCATTTCCTCGTGGATAGCCCCGCCGAAGCCATCGTCGCTGCGTACGATTCGGCATTGGAGACTGGTGCGACGCTTGACGATCACGCGTATTACTGGAGTCAGGACAACGGCTACTTTTGGATGGCGACAAAAGAGCGTCCGGCCGTTTCCAGCAAGGCATAA
- a CDS encoding HipA domain-containing protein: MTERSLKVLSNGQHMGSLTETDGVWSFGYAPEWLSFDQRFELAPAFPLNEKVVIDGSSQRPVQWFFDNLLPEEAMRIALAKEAKLESEDSWGLLAYYGRESAGSLTLLPPGEGDDAGGRRALPYDVLEARIQAMPSAPITADAPKRMSAAGAQQKLLVILDAEHDNQLFEPEGNEPSTHILKPDMRHTGYPHSAVNEFYTMRLARAVGLPVPNTYLLRVPSACYVVERFDRNLKKSPVQRIHTLDALQLLSRDRTFKYHSANAESLSACIEHQTARALSRNAIYRWAVFNVLVGNGDNHLKNVSFFSQPGGYGLAPFYDLLSTVAYHTPENYGWSQWPNVELAMRIGTATHFDDVIVKVREQAEPLRAAIERAHNLSGGEARLLRMIVNMPIKEMTIRLGGGQ; the protein is encoded by the coding sequence ATGACGGAACGCTCACTGAAGGTTCTTTCCAACGGCCAGCACATGGGAAGCTTGACCGAAACCGATGGCGTTTGGTCGTTTGGATATGCCCCAGAATGGCTGTCGTTCGACCAACGCTTCGAGTTGGCACCAGCGTTCCCGCTGAATGAAAAAGTTGTAATTGACGGCTCCAGTCAGCGACCGGTGCAATGGTTTTTTGACAACCTTCTGCCGGAGGAAGCGATGCGCATCGCACTTGCGAAGGAGGCAAAACTGGAGTCGGAGGATTCTTGGGGCTTGCTGGCGTACTACGGACGAGAGTCTGCCGGATCTCTCACGCTGCTTCCTCCGGGTGAGGGCGATGACGCCGGAGGTCGGCGTGCATTGCCATACGACGTACTTGAAGCTCGCATTCAGGCAATGCCATCTGCGCCGATCACGGCAGACGCTCCAAAGCGAATGAGTGCGGCCGGCGCTCAGCAAAAGCTGTTGGTGATTCTCGACGCGGAGCATGACAACCAGCTTTTTGAGCCGGAAGGGAATGAGCCATCGACGCACATTCTCAAGCCGGATATGCGCCACACCGGGTATCCGCATTCGGCCGTCAACGAGTTTTACACGATGCGTCTGGCCCGAGCGGTTGGACTGCCCGTTCCGAACACCTACTTGCTGCGTGTCCCATCGGCTTGCTACGTGGTGGAACGATTCGACAGAAATCTCAAAAAGAGTCCAGTCCAAAGAATTCACACTCTCGATGCGTTGCAACTCCTGAGTCGTGACCGAACGTTCAAGTACCACTCGGCAAATGCCGAGTCTCTCTCTGCGTGCATTGAACATCAGACAGCCAGGGCTCTCAGTAGAAACGCGATATACCGATGGGCTGTGTTCAACGTGTTAGTTGGGAATGGTGACAACCATTTGAAGAACGTGTCGTTCTTCTCGCAGCCAGGTGGCTATGGACTGGCACCGTTCTATGACTTGCTTAGCACGGTGGCGTATCACACGCCGGAAAACTATGGATGGAGCCAATGGCCAAATGTCGAATTGGCGATGCGCATCGGAACGGCCACGCACTTTGACGACGTTATTGTCAAAGTCCGGGAGCAGGCAGAACCTCTTCGTGCGGCTATTGAGCGTGCCCACAACCTATCAGGAGGAGAGGCTCGACTGCTTCGCATGATAGTCAACATGCCAATCAAAGAGATGACGATTCGACTCGGGGGAGGGCAATGA
- a CDS encoding metallophosphoesterase family protein, translating to MHVPDMSSTQLRLAVLSDLHYDRVTDTDPCRPITARNGVAGDPMHGLLQLVKQSSSGSPAELLSADYLLCAGDITNRASPDGFDEGWRQLKELQAALGAKHLLAVTGNHEVNSRASERDNQAGNSEQALDPLSVIQKQVDYPSTAFTNDGDRWIYWGRGYQIVEQPNALFLLINSSHFHPTTRPNEFERGRVGDVALQLLREELKARVSKGKSRAFVALMHHHPIPHQPLGLVEDRTNMYNGAQLMEALQETGVTWLVIHGHKHYARLIPSQGGMGSPMVFSAGSFGAFLDGDLALKMQQQFYIIEMDVLDQSLQPKARAHIRALSWTGSGWSYNNAQRGGLPDRCGFHVPNFDLEEAIDSVVNVFANEDIPYLRWEEVLGRVPILRHLQPADTRFLRGLMESKGLHSTWQDGDWLPTEVAR from the coding sequence ATGCATGTTCCCGACATGTCAAGTACCCAGCTACGGCTGGCAGTCCTATCCGACTTGCATTACGATCGCGTGACGGACACGGATCCGTGCCGCCCGATTACCGCGCGAAATGGAGTCGCGGGCGACCCGATGCATGGACTTCTCCAACTTGTAAAGCAATCGTCATCGGGATCTCCCGCTGAGTTGCTAAGTGCAGACTATCTTCTTTGCGCTGGTGACATCACGAATAGAGCAAGTCCCGATGGATTTGACGAGGGCTGGCGTCAACTCAAAGAGTTGCAAGCAGCGCTTGGTGCAAAGCACTTGTTGGCAGTCACGGGGAACCACGAAGTCAACTCTCGCGCTAGCGAAAGGGATAATCAGGCAGGAAATAGCGAACAAGCATTAGATCCCTTATCGGTGATCCAAAAGCAAGTCGATTACCCATCTACCGCATTTACCAATGATGGTGACAGGTGGATTTACTGGGGACGCGGCTATCAGATCGTTGAACAGCCTAATGCGTTATTCCTTCTCATCAACTCGAGTCACTTTCATCCAACGACTCGCCCGAACGAATTTGAGAGAGGGCGCGTTGGTGACGTGGCGTTGCAATTACTCAGAGAAGAGTTGAAAGCCCGCGTTTCCAAAGGAAAATCAAGGGCATTTGTTGCTCTCATGCACCACCACCCAATTCCGCATCAGCCGCTAGGCCTGGTTGAGGATAGGACCAACATGTACAACGGTGCTCAGCTGATGGAGGCACTTCAGGAAACCGGCGTTACATGGTTGGTGATCCACGGTCACAAACACTATGCTCGGCTAATCCCGTCGCAAGGCGGCATGGGGTCCCCTATGGTCTTTTCTGCGGGCAGTTTTGGTGCGTTTCTTGACGGGGATTTGGCGCTGAAAATGCAGCAACAGTTCTACATTATAGAAATGGACGTATTAGACCAATCATTGCAGCCAAAAGCTCGCGCACATATACGCGCGCTGTCCTGGACCGGCTCCGGTTGGTCCTACAACAACGCGCAGAGAGGCGGCCTACCAGATCGATGCGGATTCCATGTGCCAAATTTTGACCTTGAAGAGGCCATCGACTCGGTAGTTAATGTATTTGCAAACGAAGATATTCCGTATCTACGTTGGGAGGAGGTGCTGGGTCGAGTTCCCATATTGCGTCACCTGCAACCTGCAGACACACGATTCTTGCGAGGCCTGATGGAAAGCAAGGGGCTACACTCAACATGGCAAGACGGTGATTGGCTCCCGACCGAGGTAGCGCGATGA
- a CDS encoding DNA adenine methylase has protein sequence MLVHFTYGGRKTYWIGCARNLPLQEIHSPQCSGRGLISSTKNIGKGNRVLAHELSRSPIRWAGSKRKLLLQLQELAPTAFDRYVEPFCGSLCLFVALKPKNALVGDINSELIHFYRIISWRPRVVAELAHALPIDSATYYRLRSIAPNTLSAEQRAARFLYLNRFCFNGVYRTNRAGYFNVSRGRHTGSIPNIEELLAFGRLIRNAEFHCSDFENIVANAGEGDFVYLDPPYAGRDVRDRGEYGPGAFKMSDMQRLFSAVQMASNRGAKILISYADLPIVRDLFCKWNLTRVEVARNVSGFTAGRTSVSEIILRNYKSK, from the coding sequence ATGTTGGTACACTTTACCTACGGCGGGCGCAAGACCTATTGGATTGGTTGTGCCAGAAACTTGCCCCTTCAAGAGATTCACTCCCCGCAGTGTTCGGGCAGAGGCTTAATCAGTTCCACTAAAAATATAGGGAAGGGGAATAGAGTGCTTGCGCACGAGCTGTCACGATCACCCATCCGATGGGCCGGTAGCAAACGTAAATTGCTACTACAGTTGCAGGAACTCGCCCCCACGGCATTCGACCGATACGTAGAGCCATTCTGCGGGTCACTTTGCCTATTTGTGGCCCTGAAGCCAAAAAATGCGCTTGTAGGGGACATCAATAGTGAACTTATCCATTTCTATCGGATTATTTCGTGGCGCCCCCGCGTTGTGGCCGAACTTGCCCACGCTTTGCCCATTGATTCGGCCACATACTACCGCCTTCGATCCATCGCCCCTAATACGCTTTCAGCTGAGCAGCGTGCTGCACGGTTCTTATATTTAAATCGATTCTGCTTTAACGGCGTATATCGAACAAATCGTGCGGGGTACTTTAACGTTTCTCGCGGCAGACATACTGGGAGCATTCCAAATATTGAAGAGCTACTTGCTTTCGGCCGTCTAATTCGTAACGCGGAATTCCATTGCAGTGACTTTGAAAATATTGTCGCGAACGCGGGCGAAGGAGATTTTGTATATTTAGACCCCCCGTATGCAGGCCGTGACGTCCGAGACAGGGGAGAATACGGCCCCGGTGCTTTCAAAATGTCAGACATGCAGCGCCTGTTCTCCGCAGTTCAGATGGCAAGCAATAGAGGCGCTAAAATACTAATTTCGTACGCCGATCTACCTATAGTACGAGATCTTTTCTGCAAATGGAATTTGACTCGAGTTGAGGTGGCTCGCAACGTTAGCGGGTTCACCGCTGGACGGACCTCGGTTTCCGAGATTATTCTGCGCAATTACAAAAGCAAATAA
- a CDS encoding site-specific integrase, whose amino-acid sequence MGTITVRERKDKSIGYTAQIRLKRGGRVAYTEAKTFDRRQAAVAWIVKREKELARPGGIEAAARVDPLFSEVIEKYIRESIKKIGRTKAQVLNAVARAPIGEKRCSELGSTDYVDFAKSLDVLPQTASNYMSHIGAVVNVARPAWGYPLSEQALKDARRVLSHLGHTGKSAKRERRVRFAELDLLLEHFVGIRQRHPNSVPMQYIVPFAIFSTRRQEEIVTIKWSNLDRDGSRILVRDMKHPGQKIGNDIWCDLPPEAMRILSAIPQHEGEDRIFPHTTDAVGAAFTRACQFLQIQDLRFHDLRHEGTSWLFEQGLSIPRVAAVTGHRSWTSLKRYTHIRETGNRFADWSWLERLAPSVYASRGEHPSIIDVPYQELTR is encoded by the coding sequence ATGGGCACAATCACAGTACGAGAACGAAAGGACAAAAGTATAGGGTATACGGCACAGATCCGCCTGAAGCGCGGCGGACGCGTGGCCTACACCGAGGCGAAGACGTTTGACCGCAGGCAAGCTGCGGTGGCGTGGATCGTCAAGCGGGAGAAGGAGTTGGCGAGGCCGGGGGGAATAGAAGCCGCGGCGCGGGTCGACCCACTATTTAGTGAGGTGATTGAGAAGTACATCCGGGAATCGATCAAGAAGATCGGGCGGACGAAGGCTCAGGTCCTGAATGCTGTCGCGCGAGCGCCCATCGGGGAAAAGCGTTGTAGCGAACTCGGCAGCACGGACTACGTTGACTTTGCCAAGAGTCTCGATGTGCTTCCGCAGACGGCGAGTAACTATATGTCTCACATCGGAGCCGTTGTGAACGTAGCACGTCCTGCGTGGGGCTACCCGCTGTCCGAGCAAGCATTGAAGGATGCGCGGCGAGTTCTGTCCCACCTTGGTCATACCGGCAAGTCGGCCAAAAGGGAACGACGCGTGCGTTTTGCCGAGTTGGATCTGCTGCTCGAACATTTCGTAGGAATTCGCCAGCGGCATCCTAATAGCGTGCCGATGCAGTACATCGTGCCCTTCGCGATCTTCTCGACCCGACGCCAAGAAGAGATCGTGACGATCAAGTGGTCGAACCTGGACAGGGATGGCTCGCGGATACTGGTACGGGACATGAAACACCCCGGACAAAAGATCGGCAACGACATCTGGTGCGACCTTCCCCCGGAAGCCATGCGCATTCTGTCTGCGATACCTCAACACGAAGGCGAAGACCGAATCTTCCCCCACACCACCGACGCCGTCGGCGCGGCGTTCACGCGCGCATGCCAGTTCCTGCAAATTCAGGATCTGCGATTTCATGACCTGCGCCACGAAGGCACCAGTTGGCTGTTCGAACAAGGTCTATCGATACCTCGCGTGGCAGCCGTAACCGGCCACCGAAGCTGGACAAGCCTGAAGAGATACACACATATCCGCGAGACCGGCAATCGATTCGCTGATTGGTCGTGGCTTGAGAGACTGGCACCGTCGGTGTACGCGTCACGCGGAGAACACCCCAGCATCATCGATGTGCCATATCAAGAGTTAACTAGATAG
- the dusA gene encoding tRNA dihydrouridine(20/20a) synthase DusA, whose protein sequence is MNLPPRRVSVAPMMDWTDSHCRVFHRQISRHTWLYTEMVTTGALLHGDVARHLDFDAVEHPVALQLGGSEPQDLARAAKLGEQWGYDEINLNCGCPSERVQRGAFGACLMAEPELVADCVKAMRDVVQVPVTVKHRIGIDDVESFSFVEDFVGKIADAGCSTFIVHARNAILKGLSPKENREIPPLKYDYAYRLKQAFPQLEILINGGVKTLDEVEAHLRHVDGVMLGREAYHNPYVLAQVDARFYGDTTPAKSREAIEDALIEYAATQVEKGQYLGAITRHALGLYRGVPGARGWRRVLSDPKRLKAGVGAFEEARAQLRAGALVERDAEGQPEMTSLTTA, encoded by the coding sequence ATGAATTTACCTCCCCGCCGCGTTAGTGTCGCGCCGATGATGGATTGGACAGATTCGCACTGTCGCGTTTTCCATCGTCAGATCTCGCGTCATACGTGGCTCTATACCGAGATGGTCACGACGGGGGCGTTGTTGCATGGCGACGTGGCGCGCCATCTCGACTTCGATGCCGTGGAGCATCCCGTCGCGTTGCAGTTGGGCGGCAGCGAGCCGCAGGACCTCGCGCGTGCGGCGAAGCTTGGTGAGCAGTGGGGCTATGACGAAATCAACCTGAACTGCGGTTGCCCGTCGGAGCGAGTGCAGCGCGGCGCGTTCGGTGCGTGCCTGATGGCCGAGCCGGAGCTGGTCGCCGATTGCGTGAAGGCAATGCGTGATGTGGTGCAGGTGCCGGTGACGGTAAAGCATCGGATCGGCATCGACGATGTCGAGTCGTTCTCGTTCGTGGAAGACTTCGTCGGCAAGATTGCGGATGCGGGATGTTCGACGTTCATCGTGCATGCGCGCAATGCCATTCTCAAGGGATTGAGCCCGAAGGAGAATCGCGAGATTCCGCCGCTCAAGTACGACTATGCGTATCGATTGAAGCAAGCTTTCCCGCAGTTGGAGATTCTTATCAACGGTGGCGTGAAGACGCTCGACGAAGTGGAAGCCCATTTGCGGCATGTCGATGGCGTGATGCTCGGGCGAGAGGCGTATCACAATCCGTATGTGCTTGCGCAGGTCGATGCGCGTTTCTATGGCGACACGACCCCGGCGAAATCGCGCGAAGCCATTGAGGATGCGCTGATCGAATACGCGGCGACGCAAGTGGAGAAGGGCCAGTATCTTGGTGCGATCACGCGTCACGCGCTGGGCTTGTATCGCGGTGTGCCGGGCGCGCGGGGGTGGCGTCGCGTGCTGTCCGATCCGAAGCGATTGAAGGCAGGCGTCGGAGCATTCGAGGAAGCGCGGGCGCAATTGCGTGCGGGCGCGTTGGTGGAGCGTGATGCCGAGGGGCAACCGGAGATGACGTCGTTGACGACGGCATGA
- a CDS encoding beta-propeller fold lactonase family protein, which yields MPKFAYILEYGVIHRYSVQPDGNLSSLGDPVPCTDAVCIAYTNASKFSRGGDYLFIASESESQGDKTGSLSVYHIETDGSLTPNVKNDTNGVDTAPQYIFGFYSGSNTYDIYIDNFYGRDAQNPVSEQIRVFKFNAPSNIKPWNKKVIDVPDTITGDIRTLELVSTPGASPSYQAQFLLAIFQDAQVDKAWIVSFGASAFGLGYLGSKEITSDDADIEYSGYYLAADPNGKFAYVIYDSIRNTIPVPNQITGFKLEGSGRQFTSLGEVAKLTGSGIAGVVSQNGKYLFVAIEAGGNAVISYKIESDGSLTKSDQKPCGALGVATLVIEPGGRYLYAPSEYGGAVYIYEINDEDGTLTPKPPMNLDIAVGSSLTGMVILDV from the coding sequence ATGCCAAAATTTGCTTACATCTTGGAATACGGAGTCATCCATCGCTATTCCGTGCAACCTGATGGCAATCTTTCGTCACTGGGAGATCCGGTACCATGCACGGATGCAGTCTGCATTGCCTATACCAATGCGTCAAAATTCTCTCGCGGCGGTGATTATCTATTCATCGCCAGCGAATCAGAAAGCCAGGGCGATAAAACGGGATCGCTAAGCGTTTATCATATTGAAACGGACGGCTCATTGACTCCGAACGTGAAGAATGACACGAACGGAGTGGATACTGCCCCTCAATATATTTTCGGTTTTTACAGCGGATCAAACACGTACGACATCTATATTGACAACTTCTATGGCAGAGACGCTCAAAATCCAGTGTCTGAACAGATTCGCGTATTCAAATTCAATGCACCGAGTAACATCAAACCATGGAACAAGAAGGTAATTGACGTTCCGGACACTATCACTGGTGACATCAGGACGCTGGAGCTTGTCTCCACTCCTGGAGCAAGCCCATCTTATCAGGCCCAATTTCTATTGGCCATTTTCCAAGACGCGCAGGTCGACAAAGCATGGATAGTCTCTTTCGGCGCCAGTGCCTTTGGGCTTGGCTATTTGGGTAGCAAAGAAATCACCAGCGACGATGCCGACATTGAATATAGTGGATACTACCTGGCCGCCGACCCAAATGGAAAATTTGCTTACGTTATTTACGACAGCATAAGAAATACTATTCCCGTACCAAACCAGATCACTGGATTCAAGCTGGAGGGCTCGGGACGTCAATTCACTTCTTTGGGAGAGGTGGCCAAGTTAACAGGTAGCGGCATTGCCGGCGTCGTCAGTCAGAATGGAAAATACCTTTTCGTTGCGATCGAGGCAGGAGGAAACGCTGTTATTTCATATAAGATCGAATCGGACGGATCATTAACCAAGTCCGATCAAAAGCCTTGCGGGGCCCTAGGGGTGGCGACACTGGTCATTGAACCCGGCGGGCGATATCTTTACGCTCCATCCGAGTATGGCGGGGCTGTTTATATCTATGAAATCAACGACGAGGATGGAACCCTTACGCCCAAGCCACCGATGAATCTCGACATTGCCGTTGGCAGTTCGTTAACTGGCATGGTCATACTGGACGTTTGA
- a CDS encoding isochorismatase family protein translates to MSVDALLVVDMQVGFVSGADAVPGHVSLLAAITTLLDKARAARVPVIFLQNDGEPGTVDHPSQPGWTLYFTARAEDHIVRKAQDNGFDGTSLDPVLKTHGVRSLAICGVLSEMCVAATARAALEHGYDVVIPHDAHATYDVPAGPGSEPVPAAMAARAAEWSLGDEIRICASASDVQFIARQR, encoded by the coding sequence ATGTCGGTCGATGCCCTGCTGGTCGTCGACATGCAAGTCGGATTCGTGTCTGGCGCCGATGCCGTGCCAGGGCACGTTTCGCTGCTTGCCGCGATTACGACGTTGCTCGATAAGGCTCGCGCTGCTCGCGTGCCCGTCATCTTTCTGCAGAACGACGGCGAGCCGGGTACCGTCGATCATCCATCCCAACCCGGATGGACGCTGTATTTCACCGCGCGCGCCGAAGACCACATCGTCAGAAAAGCGCAGGACAATGGCTTCGATGGAACCTCTCTCGACCCCGTTCTGAAAACGCATGGCGTACGCAGTCTCGCGATATGCGGCGTGTTATCGGAGATGTGCGTGGCGGCCACGGCGCGCGCAGCGCTTGAACACGGCTATGACGTCGTGATACCGCACGACGCGCATGCCACCTACGACGTCCCGGCCGGTCCGGGATCCGAGCCGGTTCCTGCCGCCATGGCCGCCCGAGCGGCCGAATGGTCGCTGGGCGACGAGATCCGAATCTGCGCCTCGGCCTCCGATGTGCAATTCATCGCACGGCAGCGGTAA